One window from the genome of Candidatus Didemnitutus sp. encodes:
- a CDS encoding cupin domain-containing protein: protein MLKVNLRDVPELEQRSPTGKFHSFAKNVSLALGGIRNAGVWGGGHPFDFQIRRVPPGAAVCPLHAHIVQWELFVVRRGTGTVRLENERREVRAGDCFLHLPGEAHQLINTGGEDLEIFIIADNPPLDGFWYPDSQKWGLRTPSVFFKMTPVDYFDGEDTVDPAPTAAADVRNANIDVPALPQPATPFSARCKNLDAIAWEDWSSPKGKFRGAFRGVSLAFGAQHRTPLHAGGHPFDLEFGKVPVGATLLPFHWHALQWEFYVFLEGRGEFRLGDATFAVEPGDCVMAAPQVGHGFRNTGDTELHYLVIADDPPNEFWCYADTGKFGIPKPRKIFRATDADYFDGEE, encoded by the coding sequence ATGCTCAAGGTCAACCTGCGCGACGTCCCCGAACTCGAACAGCGCTCGCCCACCGGAAAGTTCCATTCCTTCGCGAAGAACGTCTCCCTCGCCCTCGGCGGCATCCGCAACGCCGGCGTCTGGGGCGGCGGGCATCCGTTCGACTTCCAAATCCGCCGCGTCCCGCCCGGCGCCGCCGTGTGCCCGCTCCACGCCCACATCGTGCAATGGGAGCTCTTCGTCGTCCGCCGCGGCACCGGCACCGTCCGACTGGAGAACGAACGCCGCGAAGTCCGCGCCGGCGACTGCTTCCTCCATCTGCCGGGCGAGGCGCACCAGTTGATCAACACCGGCGGCGAGGACCTCGAAATCTTTATCATCGCCGACAACCCGCCGCTCGACGGCTTCTGGTATCCCGACTCGCAGAAGTGGGGCCTCCGCACGCCGAGCGTCTTCTTCAAGATGACCCCAGTCGACTACTTCGACGGCGAGGACACCGTCGACCCCGCTCCGACCGCCGCCGCGGATGTTCGTAATGCAAACATTGACGTCCCGGCGCTGCCGCAACCCGCGACGCCCTTCTCCGCGCGCTGCAAGAATCTCGACGCCATCGCGTGGGAGGACTGGTCGTCGCCGAAGGGGAAATTCCGCGGCGCGTTTCGCGGCGTCTCGCTCGCCTTCGGCGCGCAGCACCGCACGCCGCTCCACGCGGGCGGCCATCCCTTCGATCTCGAGTTCGGCAAAGTCCCCGTCGGCGCGACGCTGCTCCCGTTCCACTGGCACGCCCTCCAGTGGGAATTCTACGTTTTCCTCGAAGGCCGCGGCGAATTCCGCCTCGGCGACGCGACGTTCGCCGTGGAACCCGGCGACTGCGTGATGGCCGCACCGCAAGTCGGACACGGTTTCCGCAACACCGGCGACACGGAACTGCACTACCTCGTCATCGCCGACGATCCGCCCAACGAATTCTGGTGCTACGCCGACACCGGCAAATTCGGCATCCCCAAACCGCGAAAGATCTTCCGCGCCACCGACGCCGACTACTTCGACGGCGAGGAGTGA
- a CDS encoding fumarylacetoacetate hydrolase family protein: MKLVRHLTHAGPAHAALQPDGSARAIDGDLFGEWRVTDRVVTPGKLLAPLAPATIVCIGLNYAKHAAEGKRPPPERPMWFMKLPGAVQNPGDAIRIPTIQASTRVDYEAELAIILKKSARNVARADAFDYVLGYTCANDVSARDWQRDWGGGQWNHAKSFDTFCPLGPVLVTPDELPNPNALRIRSLLNGAVMQDSTTADMIFDVPTLIEFLTADKTLPAGTLILTGTPEGVGFARQPPVWLQRGDTIAVEIEGIGTLSNPVA, encoded by the coding sequence ATGAAACTCGTCCGCCACCTCACGCACGCCGGCCCCGCCCACGCCGCCCTGCAACCCGACGGCTCCGCGCGCGCCATCGACGGCGACCTCTTCGGCGAGTGGCGCGTCACCGACCGCGTCGTGACGCCCGGCAAGCTTCTCGCGCCCCTCGCGCCGGCCACGATCGTCTGCATCGGCCTCAACTACGCCAAACACGCCGCCGAGGGCAAACGCCCGCCGCCGGAGCGCCCGATGTGGTTCATGAAACTCCCCGGCGCCGTGCAGAATCCCGGCGACGCGATCCGCATTCCCACGATCCAGGCGAGCACGCGCGTCGACTACGAAGCCGAACTCGCGATCATCCTCAAAAAATCCGCGCGCAACGTCGCGCGCGCCGACGCCTTCGATTACGTGCTCGGCTACACCTGCGCCAACGACGTGAGCGCGCGCGATTGGCAGCGTGACTGGGGCGGCGGCCAGTGGAACCACGCAAAGAGCTTCGACACCTTCTGCCCACTCGGCCCGGTCCTCGTCACCCCCGACGAGTTGCCAAACCCGAACGCGCTCCGCATCCGCTCGCTTCTCAACGGCGCCGTCATGCAGGACTCGACGACCGCCGACATGATCTTCGACGTGCCGACGCTGATCGAATTTCTCACCGCCGACAAAACGCTCCCCGCCGGCACGCTCATCCTCACCGGCACGCCCGAAGGCGTGGGCTTCGCCCGCCAGCCGCCCGTGTGGCTCCAGCGCGGCGACACCATCGCAGTCGAGATCGAAGGCATCGGCACACTGAGCAATCCTGTCGCGTGA